A single Drosophila ananassae strain 14024-0371.13 chromosome 3L, ASM1763931v2, whole genome shotgun sequence DNA region contains:
- the LOC123257266 gene encoding E3 SUMO-protein ligase ZBED1-like gives MDKFLQGEYDKGISAKSKSEEDENQVKRIGKSKVWNHFKKSQDGKTASCMHCNKVYKTSGNTSNLFDHMKRLHPGISMEEQQKRANTIVPFLFNQYDRDSSRKKLIDNALAVLVSADMQPFSIVEDSGFREFVRVLDPRYTLPSRKTLQHVYMKNIFEDLKTKLFTILDRVNSCAITADLWTSKANESYITATCHFITKDFVLRSVVLATKPLLDDSNHSAQNIASSLRGICDEWNIFDKIAAITTDNANSMIKACEFLQKRHLPCVAHTINLVVQSCLAIDCLQDILLKCKRIVTYFKSSSIALSKFKASQETDIKYSLIQEVPTRWNSAYHMIERILLTNEAISKVLLSTSKAPTPFTADEVAILKDIVQLLSPFDNATKQVSSSTSVTASLIVPIVCGLLHTLDSFRLKLNSFEGIEALNCLVDQVKKRLLGYEKRTFPKMSTLLDPRFKKQGFRSPFNADDGLHALENELAALKTPTEKESDCQQPLFEFVVKNISTLGRTNRVDAIVELQQYMRAAHSPQQTDPLKFWKGAPDDSLLKTTAERLFCVQASSTESERSFSKTGQIISARRASLKAKNVDILSFLNKNMWISNYSINE, from the exons ATGGACAAATTTTTGCAAGGCGAATACGATAAAG GCATAAGTGCAAAGAGCAAGTCGGAGGAGGACGAAAACCAGGTGAAACGAATAGGGAAGTCCAAAGTGTGGAACCACTTTAAAAAGTCCCAAGATGGCAAGACGGCAAGTTGCATGCACTGTAATAAAGTTTACAAAACGAGCGGAAACACGTCAAACTTGTTTGACCATATGAAACGACTCCACCCGGGAATTTCAATGGAAGAGCAACAAAAGCGCGCGAATACGATTGTACCCTTTTTGTTTAACCAGTACGATCGAGACTCGTCACGTAAAAAACTTATTGACAACGCTTTGGCTGTTCTTGTGTCGGCAGATATGCAACCTTTTTCAATTGTAGAGGATTCCGGATTTCGCGAGTTTGTCAGAGTTCTTGATCCACGATACACACTTCCTTCGCGAAAGACTCTACAACATGTATACATGAAGAATATATTTGAAGACTtgaaaacaaaactttttACAATATTGGACCGCGTTAACAGTTGCGCCATTACTGCAGACCTTTGGACTTCAAAAGCCAACGAGTCGTATATTACTGCAACTTGCCACTTTATAACAAAAGACTTCGTTTTGCGCTCAGTTGTATTGGCCACAAAGCCGTTATTGGATGACTCTAATCATTCGGCTCAAAACATTGCTTCTTCATTGCGTGGCATTTGTGACGAATGGAACATTTTTGACAAAATAGCAGCTATTACAACGGACAACGCTAACTCTATGATCAAAGCTTGTGagtttttacaaaaaagacATCTACCCTGTGTTGCTCACACCATAAACCTGGTTGTGCAAAGCTGTTTGGCGATCGATTGCTTACAAGACATTTTACTTAAATGCAAGCGAATTGTCACATACTTTAAAAGCAGCTCAATTGCACTTAGTAAGTTTAAAGCGTCGCAAGAAACGGACATTAAATATAGCTTGATACAAGAAGTGCCCACAAGATGGAACAGTGCCTATCACATGATAGAAAGAATACTACTTACAAATGAGGCCATCTCGAAAGTACTTTTAAGTACGTCTAAAGCACCAACACCATTCACTGCGGACGAAGTCGCAATATTAAAAGATATTGTTCAGTTACTATCTCCGTTTGATAACGCTACAAAACAGGTATCTTCCAGTACTTCAGTTACAGCATCGCTGATAGTTCCAATTGTTTGTGGATTATTGCACACTTTGGACAGCTTCAGATTGAAGTTAAATTCATTTGAAGGCATTGAAGCTCTAAATTGTTTAGTTGATCAAGTAAAAAAACGACTTTTGGGCTATGAAAAGCGCACCTTTCCAAAAATGTCAACTCTTCTGGATCCAAGATTTAAAAAGCAAGGTTTTCGTTCGCCCTTTAACGCCGATGATGGCCTTCATGCATTAGAAAACGAGCTAGCTGCCTTAAAAACACCAACAGAAAAGGAATCAGACTGCCAGCAGCCTCTTTTTGAATTtgttgttaaaaatatttctactTTGGGGAGGACAAACCGGGTCGATGCCATTGTTGAACTTCAACAGTACATGCGAGCGGCACATTCACCTCAGCAAACAGATCCTTTAAAGTTTTGGAAG ggCGCTCCAGATGATTCTCTTCTTAAAACTACAGCTGAACGCCTTTTTTGTGTGCAAGCATCATCGACTGAGTCTGAGAGGAGTTTTAGTAAAACGGGACAAATTATTTCTGCTAGGAGAGCATCACTAAAGGCCAAAAACGTGGATATATTATCCTTTCTCAATAAAAATATGTGGATCTCAAACTATTCAATCAATGAATAG
- the LOC6496465 gene encoding ion transport peptide-like isoform X3, with the protein MKKLSLNMCSRNIKISVVLFLVLIPIFTALPHNHNLSKRSNFFDLECKGIFNKTMFFRLDRICEDCYQLFRETSIHRLCKKDCFDSKWFGECLKVLLIPEEEVSNLQHFLRVVNGSPISFNMTPQT; encoded by the exons ATGAAGAAGCTGTCACTAAAT ATGTGTTCCCGCAACATAAAGATCTCGGTGGTGCTGTTTCTCGTCTTGATACCAATCTTCACCGCCTTGCCACACAACCACAATCTGTCGAAGCGCAGCAATTTCTTCGATCTGGAGTGCAAGGGAATCTTCAACAAGACCATGTTCTTCCGACTGGATCGCATCTGCGAGGACTGCTATCAGTTGTTCCGCGAGACGAGTATACATCGATTATGCAA gaaaGACTGCTTTGATTCAAAATGGTTTGGCGAATGCCTGAAAGTGCTGTTAATACCCGAAGAGGAGGTTTCTAACTTACAACACTTTCTGAGAGTAGTAAACGGCTCGCCCATATCGTTCAACATGACGCCGCAAACATAA
- the LOC6494107 gene encoding inorganic pyrophosphatase gives MLAIITRSSLSRVVRRLIPTSAVATEGHYRSIQLVTEQNRLPTMTQYETVEKGAKNSPSYSLYFKNKCGNVISPMHDIPLYANEDKSIYNMVVEVPRWTNAKMEISLKTPLNPIKQDIKKGKLRFVANCFPHKGYIWNYGALPQTWENPDHIEPSTGCKGDNDPIDVIEIGYRVAKRGDVLQVKVLGTIALIDEGETDWKIIAIDVKDPLASKVNDISDVDQYFPGLLRATVEWFKIYKIPDGKPENQFAFNGDAKNADFANTIIAETHKFWQNLVHQTSSSSTISTTNITNRNSEHVIPKEEALKLLSQAPEGGEVEEVSDTVDTWHFIHLK, from the exons ATGTTGGCAATAATTACAAGGAGTTCACTTTCACGTGTGGTCAGACGTCTAATTCCAACGTCAGCAGTAGCAACAGAAGGCCATTACAGGAGTATTCAGTTGGTCACAGAACAAAACAGGCTTCCCACAATGACCCAGTACGAGACAGTTGAGAAGGGCGCGAAGAACTCGCCGAGCTACAGCCTGTACTTCA AAAACAAGTGCGGCAATGTCATCTCGCCGATGCACGACATTCCCCTCTACGCCAATGAGGATAAGTCCATCTACAACATGGTGGTGGAGGTGCCACGTTGGACCAACGCCAAGATGGAG ATCAGCCTGAAGACCCCCCTGAATCCCATCAAGCAGGACATCAAGAAGGGTAAGCTGCGTTTCGTGGCCAACTGCTTCCCGCACAAGGGATACATTTGGAACTACGGTGCCCTGCCCCAGACCTGGGAGAACCCCGACCACATTGAACCCTCCACAGGATGCAAGGGCGATAACGACCCCATCGATGTAATTGAGATTGGCTACAGAGTGGCCAAGCGCGGTGATGTGCTGCAGGTCAAGGTGCTGGGAACCATTGCCCTGATCGACGAGGGAGAGACTGACTGGAAGATCATCGCCATCGACGTCAAGGATCCCCTGGCATCGAAGGTCAACGATATTTCGGATGTCGACCAGTACTTCCCTGGCTTGCTGCGTGCCACCGTTGAGTGGTTCAAG ATCTACAAGATCCCCGATGGCAAGCCGGAGAATCAGTTCGCCTTCAATGGCGATGCTAAGAATGCTGATTTCGCCAACACCATTATTGCCGAGACTCACAAGTTCTGGCAGAATCTGGTACACCAGACCAGCTCTTCCAGCACTATTTCAAC CACCAATATTACTAACCGTAACTCCGAGCATGTCATACCCAAGGAGGAGGCTTTGAAACTGCTGTCCCAGGCCCCGGAAGGCGGCGAGGTGGAGGAGGTGTCCGACACAG TCGACACTTGGCATTTCATTCATCTCAAGTGA
- the LOC6496465 gene encoding CHH-like protein isoform X2 codes for MLHTIIPLARAQPPVQGTPHPTTGYLAGAITHHLKVWVAQSAEKLAPNPKQAPKMCSRNIKISVVLFLVLIPIFTALPHNHNLSKRSNFFDLECKGIFNKTMFFRLDRICEDCYQLFRETSIHRLCKQECFGSPFFNACIEALQLHDEMDKYNEWRDTLGRK; via the exons ATGCTGCACACCATCATCCCCCTTGCCCGAGCCCAACCCCCAGTCCAGGGAACTCCCCACCCGACCACCGGATACCTTGCTGGTGCGATAACCCACCATCTGAAAGTTTGGGTGGCCCAGTCCGCTGAAAAACTCGCACCAAACCCGAAACAAGCGCCTAAG ATGTGTTCCCGCAACATAAAGATCTCGGTGGTGCTGTTTCTCGTCTTGATACCAATCTTCACCGCCTTGCCACACAACCACAATCTGTCGAAGCGCAGCAATTTCTTCGATCTGGAGTGCAAGGGAATCTTCAACAAGACCATGTTCTTCCGACTGGATCGCATCTGCGAGGACTGCTATCAGTTGTTCCGCGAGACGAGTATACATCGATTATGCAA GCAAGAATGCTTCGGATCGCCCTTCTTCAACGCCTGCATAGAGGCTCTTCAGTTGCACGACGAGATGGACAAGTACAACGAATGGCGAGATACCCTTGGTCGCAAGTAA
- the LOC6496465 gene encoding ion transport peptide-like isoform X4: protein MPPSDRPATDGSHRRAHDFHAHRTAMAAVRMCSRNIKISVVLFLVLIPIFTALPHNHNLSKRSNFFDLECKGIFNKTMFFRLDRICEDCYQLFRETSIHRLCKKDCFDSKWFGECLKVLLIPEEEVSNLQHFLRVVNGSPISFNMTPQT, encoded by the exons ATGCCCCCCAGCGATCGCCCCGCGACGGACGGAAGCCATAGAAGGGCTCACGATTTCCATGCACATCGAACTGCAATGGCAGCAGTCAGA ATGTGTTCCCGCAACATAAAGATCTCGGTGGTGCTGTTTCTCGTCTTGATACCAATCTTCACCGCCTTGCCACACAACCACAATCTGTCGAAGCGCAGCAATTTCTTCGATCTGGAGTGCAAGGGAATCTTCAACAAGACCATGTTCTTCCGACTGGATCGCATCTGCGAGGACTGCTATCAGTTGTTCCGCGAGACGAGTATACATCGATTATGCAA gaaaGACTGCTTTGATTCAAAATGGTTTGGCGAATGCCTGAAAGTGCTGTTAATACCCGAAGAGGAGGTTTCTAACTTACAACACTTTCTGAGAGTAGTAAACGGCTCGCCCATATCGTTCAACATGACGCCGCAAACATAA
- the LOC6496465 gene encoding ion transport peptide-like isoform X1, producing MLHTIIPLARAQPPVQGTPHPTTGYLAGAITHHLKVWVAQSAEKLAPNPKQAPKMCSRNIKISVVLFLVLIPIFTALPHNHNLSKRSNFFDLECKGIFNKTMFFRLDRICEDCYQLFRETSIHRLCKKDCFDSKWFGECLKVLLIPEEEVSNLQHFLRVVNGSPISFNMTPQT from the exons ATGCTGCACACCATCATCCCCCTTGCCCGAGCCCAACCCCCAGTCCAGGGAACTCCCCACCCGACCACCGGATACCTTGCTGGTGCGATAACCCACCATCTGAAAGTTTGGGTGGCCCAGTCCGCTGAAAAACTCGCACCAAACCCGAAACAAGCGCCTAAG ATGTGTTCCCGCAACATAAAGATCTCGGTGGTGCTGTTTCTCGTCTTGATACCAATCTTCACCGCCTTGCCACACAACCACAATCTGTCGAAGCGCAGCAATTTCTTCGATCTGGAGTGCAAGGGAATCTTCAACAAGACCATGTTCTTCCGACTGGATCGCATCTGCGAGGACTGCTATCAGTTGTTCCGCGAGACGAGTATACATCGATTATGCAA gaaaGACTGCTTTGATTCAAAATGGTTTGGCGAATGCCTGAAAGTGCTGTTAATACCCGAAGAGGAGGTTTCTAACTTACAACACTTTCTGAGAGTAGTAAACGGCTCGCCCATATCGTTCAACATGACGCCGCAAACATAA
- the LOC6496464 gene encoding uncharacterized protein LOC6496464 yields MDLLKSYLLLLAAAFCLCVGVLATPTIQKTKPALPDPSQLLAQLPKLTKPDPSQLIAKLHSKPKPAFPDPSQLLSKFSKKPVIVKPVIVKPVVVVKPVVVGGGGGGSGHGHGHGHGHHGKGKFIF; encoded by the coding sequence ATGGATCTGCTCAAGAGTTACCTTCTGCTCCTGGCCGCGGCTTTCTGCCTTTGCGTTGGAGTcctggccacgcccactaTTCAAAAAACTAAGCCTGCCCTGCCGGATCCTAGCCAACTACTGGCCCAGTTGCCGAAGCTCACGAAACCCGATCCCAGCCAGCTGATAGCTAAGCTGCATTCTAAGCCGAAGCCTGCATTTCCCGATCCGAGTCAGCTCTTGTCGAAATTCTCCAAGAAGCCCGTGATCGTGAAGCCCGTAATCGTAAAGCCCGTGGTGGTGGTCAAGCCGGTGGTTgttggcggaggaggaggcggaagTGGTCACGGACATGGACACGGCCATGGTCATCATGGCAAAGGAAAGTTTATATTTTAG
- the LOC6496467 gene encoding unconventional prefoldin RPB5 interactor-like protein produces the protein MDRREDALRQALENNAAETERWQAFKSDNESAIRNLEMFVRKLSVEVMVPIGKKALMPGELIHTNELLVGHYEGYFSQCSAHKAQEICRHRLKIADEQLKKLKTESDLWQNKLSTPFTEGAVPSGDQVEIVEDFNEESHNKWMAEHRDRVRRQKEEERLKRQAEPAGSGDDVLRKLEEREMMEELGLDPDNLSKEVLEDILNPESAVVDPIPTALTEEQESEIWKKLEAQEESEKAEDLGAEAEESLRSTDDLVRQLMSGDVEATSSKKRIGRDKPASESTDHKTDIKNNIGVEEAQPIESDEEDEAEEVQTIREQVSLLPIEEREPFLRSQIQILTAKMRKIQKVNFISDELVHLMNVVVMLEDDLQDMLCDLELEASDAEQVEEFEDPDEPAVEPEVVPEPSTKTRRISFAAADQKLEFRREETVAEMLPNARKNSRDVIRLDEPVEPPPKEVAKKKNIKPSTDILQKVERNIEFVKENQSVQDFDLLNQILEESTGRINTLHISFNHSNAVTAAKYDTEDAIPGTPADFYEKFEKDRAQANASFPIFVNGFEGEDQVKVPIMTEASRGAAYEDPRSQFSKPGTSEDEATSGPEGSTKSILRNKSAVELEPHITNQQKEPKKVGKKGRKPKKKERTLDDDLRDMSAYQKVMHEIVEKEPAKETPEPLPQGKFIDTHAPKKRVSRFKEQRARSKT, from the exons atggaCCGGCGAGAAGATGCTTTGCGACAG GCCCTGGAGAATAATGCGGCGGAAACGGAGCGTTGGCAGGCTTTTAAAAGCGACAATGAGAGCGCCATCAGGAATCTGGAAATGTTTGTCCGTAAGCTCAGCGTGGAGGTTATGGTTCCCATTGGCAAGAAGGCTCTAATGCCCGGGGAGCTAATCCACACCAACGAACTCTTAGTGGGCCATTATGAGGGCTACTTCTCCCAATGCTCGGCGCACAAAGCCCAGGAGATCTGTCGACACCGCCTGAAAATCGCCGACGAGCAGCTGAAAAAGCTAAAAACGGAGTCAGATCTATGGCA GAACAAGCTCAGTACCCCTTTCACAGAGGGTGCAGTGCCAAGTGGCGATCAGGTGGAGATTGTGGAAGATTTCAACGAGGAGTCGCACAACAAGTGGATGGCAGAACACAGAGATCGGGTGCGGCGGCAGAAAGAAGAGGAGCGTCTGAAACGACAGGCAGAACCGGCAGGAAGTGGCGACGATGTACTCCGAAAGCTAGAAGAGCGGGAGATGATGGAGGAATTGGGCCTGGATCCTGACAACCTCAGCAAGGAGgtgttggaagatattttgaATCCAGAATCAGCCGTCGTAGATCCTATTCCCACAGCATTAACCGAAGAGCAGGAGTCTGAAATCTGGAAGAAGCTAGAAGCCCAAGAGGAAAGCGAAAAAGCTGAAGATCTTGGTGCCGAAGCAGAAGAAAGCCTTAGAAGTACGGACGATCTAGTGCGTCAACTAATGTCCGGTGATGTGGAGGCAACCTCCTCTAAAAAGCGTATAGGAAGGGATAAACCGGCTTCAGAAAGCACAGACCATAAAACtgatattaaaaacaatatcgGGGTGGAGGAAGCACAGCCAATCGAAAGCGATGAGGAAGATGAGGCGGAAGAAGTGCAAACTATTCGAGAGCAAGTTTCCCTGTTGCCAATCGAAGAACGCGAGCCCTTCCTCAGATCACAGATTCAGATTCTCACGGCCAAAATGCGTAAGATACAGAAAGTAAACTTCATTAGCGATGAACTGGTACACTTGATGAATGTGGTGGTTATGCTGGAAGACGATCTTCAGGACATGCTGTGCGACTTAGAGCTGGAAGCCAGTGATGCCGAGCAAGTTGAAGAATTCGAAGATCCCGACGAACCCGCAGTAGAGCCCGAAGTTGTGCCAGAACCTAGTACAAAGACACGGCGCATCTCCTTCGCTGCCGCTGATCAGAAATTAGAATTCCGGCGCGAAGAGACTGTGGCGGAGATGCTGCCCAATGCAAGAAAGAATTCCAGAGATGTCATACGCTTGGATGAGCCGGTTGAACCACCTCCGAAAGAAGTCGCCAAGAAAAAGAACATAAAACCCAGCACAGACATTTTGCAAAAAGTTGAGAGAAATATTGAGTTTGTGAAGGAGAATCAAAGTGTCCAAGACTTCGATTTGCTCAACCAAATTCTGGAGGAGTCCACAGGACGCATTAACACATTACACATTAGTTTTAACCATTCCAATGCAGTGACTGCCGCTAAATATGATACAGAAGATGCCATACCGGGGACTCCAGCAGATTTCTATGAGAAGTTCGAAAAAGACCGGGCCCAGGCGAATGCATCGTTTCCTATATTTGTTAATGGGTTTGAGGGAGAAGATCAGGTGAAAGTGCCAATCATGACCGAAGCTTCGCGAGGAGCGGCCTACGAAGATCCCAGAAGTCAG TTTTCAAAACCGGGTACTTCTGAAGACGAGGCAACGAGTGGTCCGGAAGGCAGTACCAAGTCTATACTTCGCAACAAATCCGCCGTAGAGCTGGAGCCGCACATTACAAACCAACAAAAAGAACCGAAGAAGGTCGGGAAGAAGGGGAGAAAACCAAAGAAGAAAGAGCGCACCCTGGACGACGATCTGCGCGACATGAGTGCCTATCAGAAGGTGATGCACGAGATTGTAGAGAAGGAGCCGGCCAAGGAGACGCCGGAGCCACTGCCTCAAGGCAAGTTCATCGATACGCATGCACCAAAGAAGCGGGTCAGCCGCTTTAAGGAACAGCGGGCACGTAGCAAGACGTAG
- the LOC6496465 gene encoding ion transport peptide-like isoform X5 — protein sequence MCSRNIKISVVLFLVLIPIFTALPHNHNLSKRSNFFDLECKGIFNKTMFFRLDRICEDCYQLFRETSIHRLCKKDCFDSKWFGECLKVLLIPEEEVSNLQHFLRVVNGSPISFNMTPQT from the exons ATGTGTTCCCGCAACATAAAGATCTCGGTGGTGCTGTTTCTCGTCTTGATACCAATCTTCACCGCCTTGCCACACAACCACAATCTGTCGAAGCGCAGCAATTTCTTCGATCTGGAGTGCAAGGGAATCTTCAACAAGACCATGTTCTTCCGACTGGATCGCATCTGCGAGGACTGCTATCAGTTGTTCCGCGAGACGAGTATACATCGATTATGCAA gaaaGACTGCTTTGATTCAAAATGGTTTGGCGAATGCCTGAAAGTGCTGTTAATACCCGAAGAGGAGGTTTCTAACTTACAACACTTTCTGAGAGTAGTAAACGGCTCGCCCATATCGTTCAACATGACGCCGCAAACATAA
- the LOC6496466 gene encoding E3 ubiquitin-protein ligase ZNF598 translates to MQSAKPRSANKSNHRRPRSGVPTGTVETAGVKPVETSSSDTQVGIDDNACVVCFKNVDIYSIGDCDHPVCYECSTRMRVLCEQNECPICRHVLSKVLFTLEKLPYRELEASNRSDYYSKKYRIGFCTAEIRQKFFQLLDHPCPKCDVPPYRTFQGLRNHVRSEHGLHYCDLCVETLKIFTFERRCYTQSELQLHNTKGDPDNRSHRGHPLCEYCKKRYVDRDELFRHLRREHYFCHFCDADGCNEFYNEYADLADHFRQEHFLCEEGKCATEQFIGAFRNEIEYKAHVANVHGKSLNKQQAKQTRTLQLEITLGPRGRSGQTEQGIANMRSRNDEHNDYLDDLPSTSAQRQVSIDAGNEEEFPTLRGASTAPSVSLVRPPPPSMRNLSGTSGLARTKENFPALGGGNAGGVAGNLAARAAQSQHPVAAVFKKPTSGGAASSRAQAPSNGMMLHVSNRPAAPPAKKGAAPQLDFPALPSGKGSKKKNLEEDMLPSGSSVPMTNVSAKHRTLVDDYVSVAHPSTFQKIQMVQKEENEAKARQEAAKKSAPKLTASEFPSLGPSTSSNSFRAAAPKPANGAAALNWSKPTSEKKQRELENRKSKVAPAPVLPTSTAKPVPKANSNNNNQEQQGNKKEKKPKDKKNNQENQPKAVKQKEKNNNEQKSPTNGAPGTPLRDPPGIESSGELKPPPGFMSKVTVNSVAKLPNNLTFTSSSGESYKIVPSPYSYTDPHDSAQRNQKLVDQFREILKTPEALNEFRLLSSKFRDGSCTGRAYYEHCQCAMLSSFHSLFPELLAMLPDISKQQELYLVHSQHLNTLSPTQRKSVPSLEVCNVCKQILMTADVDSHQKAHDLIKNFPVLGSSASNVQRH, encoded by the exons ATGCAGAGCGCAAAGCCCAGGTCCGCGAACAAGTCGAACCACCGTCGGCCGAGATCCGGAGTGCCCACCGGGACAGTGGAGACGGCCGGAGTAAAGCCGGTCGAGACAAGTTCCAGCGATACCCAAGTGGGAATTGACGACAATGCCTGCGTTGTGTGTTTCAAGAACGTGGACATTTATTCCATCGGCGACTGCGACCATCCGGTGTGCTACGAGTGCTCCACACGGATGCGGGTGTTGTGTGAGCAGAACGAGTGTCCTATCTGCCGCCATGTTTTGTCCAAG GTGTTGTTTACACTGGAAAAGCTGCCTTACCGTGAACTGGAGGCCAGCAACCGATCCGATTACTACAGCAAAAAGTACCGCATCGGATTCTGCACCGCTGAGATTCGTCAGAAGTTCTTTCAACTGCTCGACCATCCCTGCCCGAA ATGCGACGTGCCGCCGTATCGAACCTTCCAGGGTCTGCGCAACCACGTTCGTAGCGAGCACGGCCTGCACTACTGCGACCTCTGTGTCGAGACATTGAAGATCTTCACCTTTGAACGCCGATGCTACACGCAGTCAGAGTTGCAGTTGCACAACACCAAAGGCGATCCGGACAACCGTTCGCACCGTGGCCATCCCTTGTGCGAATACTGCAAGAAGCGCTATGTAGACCGtgatgagcttttccgacaTTTGCGACGCGAGCACTACTTCTGCCACTTCTGTGATGCCGATGGCTGCAACGAGTTCTACAATGAGTACGCCGATCTGGCGGATCACTTTCGGCAGGAGCATTTTCTCTGCGAGGAGGGAAAATGTGCCACCGAGCAGTTCATTGGCGCTTTCCGCAACGAAATCGAGTACAAGGCGCACGTGGCCAATGTCCACGGCAAGTCTCTCAACAAACAGCAGGCCAAGCAGACGCGCACTCTGCAACTGGAGATAACACTGGGTCCACGTGGACGCAGCGGGCAGACAGAGCAGGGTATCGCCAACATGAGGTCGCG AAACGACGAGCACAACGACTACTTAGACGATTTGCCGTCAACGAGCGCCCAACGTCAGGTGAGCATCGATGCTGGGAACGAGGAGGAATTCCCTACGTTGCGAGGTGCCTCAACCGCTCCGAGCGTTTCTCTGGTGAGACCACCGCCACCCTCCATGCGTAATCTAAGTGGCACTTCCGGACTTGCTAGGACGAAGGAAAACTTTCCggcattggggggaggaaATGCAGGCGGCGTGGCCGGAAATCTGGCCGCAAGAGCCGCCCAGTCCCAACATCCAGTGGCAGCTGTATTTAAGAAACCTACTAGTGGGGGAGCTGCCTCCTCTCGAGCACAAGCTCCGAGCAATGGAATGATGTTGCACGTTTCTAACCGACCAGCCGCGCCACCGGCAAAAAAAGGCGCTGCGCCGCAACTGGATTTCCCGGCATTGCCATCTGGTAAGGGCAGTAAAAAGAAGAACCTGGAGGAGGACATGTTGCCCAGCGGCTCCTCTGTGCCTATGACGAATGTGTCTGCAAAGCATCGCACCCTAGTCGACGACTATGTGTCGGTGGCACATCCCAGCACCTTCCAAAAGATTCAAATGGTTCAAAAAGAAGAGAATGAGGCTAAGGCGCGTCAGGAAGCTGCCAAGAAAAGTGCTCCCAAGCTAACAGCATCCGAGTTTCCCAGTCTGGGACCAAGTACCAGCTCCAATTCCTTCAGAGCAGCTGCCCCTAAGCCTGCCAACGGCGCTGCCGCCTTAAACTGGTCCAAGCCAACGTCCGAAAAGAAGCAGCGGGAGCTGGAGAATCGAAAATCTAAGGTGGCACCTGCCCCCGTGTTACCCACGTCCACAGCGAAACCCGTACCAAAGGcaaacagcaacaataacaatcaGGAGCAGCAGGGTAACAAAAAGGAGAAGAAACCGAAAGATAAGAAGAATAATCAAGAGAATCAGCCCAAGGCTGTCAAGCAAAAGGAGAAAAACAATAACGAACAAAAATCTCCTACTAATGGGGCCCCAGGCACGCCATTACGTGACCCGCCAGGTATAGAATCTAGCGGAGAACTCAAACCACCTCCCGGATTCATGTCTAAAGTGACTGTAAACTCGGTGGCCAAGCTGCCCAACAACCTGACATTTACCAGTTCATCAGGTGAATCATACAAAATTGTACCTAGCCCATATAGTTACACTGATCCTCATGACAGCGCCCAAAGAAATCAG AAATTGGTGGACCAATTCAGGGAAATACTCAAAACACCAGAGGCTTTAAACGAATTTCGATTACTTTCGTCGAAGTTTAGAGACGGCTCATGCACGGGTCGGGCGTATTACGAACACTGCCAGTGCGCCATGCTGAGCTCGTTCCATAGCTTATTCCCGGAGTTATTGGCCATGTTGCCTGACATAAGCAAGCAGCAG GAACTTTATTTGGTGCACAGTCAGCATCTGAATACCCTGTCCCCCACCCAACGTAAATCCGTGCCGAGCCTTGAAGTTTGCAACGTATGCAAGCAGATCCTCATGACTGCCGACGTGGATAGCCATCAGAAGGCTCATGACCTTATCAAAAACTTCCCTGTACTTGGCAGCTCGGCTTCCAATGTACAACGCCACTGA